A genomic segment from Deltaproteobacteria bacterium encodes:
- the thpR gene encoding RNA 2',3'-cyclic phosphodiesterase has translation MVRTFLAIDLPGRQRKILEEHQGRWKSAKADVKWIYPSNMHLTLKFLGEIQESTIESVIAVCREVCCLYRSFSLFLNDTGVFPNLRRPRVLWIGIGGEADILCKLQGSIEAALEKKEFPREGRVFKPHLTVGRIRSPRGLPRLLEVFVKDKIVIEPFAVKEVIVYKSRLTPSGPLYSPLARCGLGPGKK, from the coding sequence ATGGTACGTACTTTCCTGGCTATAGATCTGCCGGGCAGGCAGCGTAAGATACTTGAAGAACATCAGGGCCGATGGAAGTCTGCCAAGGCAGATGTGAAGTGGATCTATCCGTCCAATATGCACCTGACACTGAAATTTCTGGGTGAAATTCAGGAATCAACCATAGAGAGCGTGATAGCTGTCTGCAGAGAGGTCTGTTGTCTTTACAGGAGTTTTTCTTTGTTTTTAAATGACACGGGCGTCTTCCCAAACCTGAGACGACCCCGGGTACTGTGGATCGGAATCGGAGGTGAAGCAGATATTCTGTGCAAATTGCAAGGCAGTATTGAAGCAGCCTTGGAGAAAAAGGAGTTCCCACGGGAAGGCCGTGTCTTTAAGCCTCACCTGACTGTAGGCCGAATTCGTTCCCCCCGCGGGCTTCCACGGCTTCTTGAAGTATTTGTAAAGGATAAGATTGTAATTGAACCTTTTGCAGTAAAAGAAGTAATTGTATATAAAAGCCGGTTGACTCCCAGCGGACCTTTATACAGTCCTCTGGCTCGATGCGGTTTAGGGCCGGGGAAGAAATGA
- a CDS encoding type II secretion system protein E, with protein sequence MNKLHSTSDNTIKDRLAEADLYHSQGLNEEALLICLELQKLTGDQSHPLHTEVESLLKKIQIDGSGGKARSGGADSASGPEDIEEDQDKKFNSCIGLMEADFYSEAIEELKALNETGYRPGIIQAKIGESYLRLDMPFDALEHLQEALGDPQLSRDERLDILYKLALTHERTGAIPKAVDSLEQIIRLDPAFRNAKQRLEELSRSAQKYGRFYYLIRNQLLSEEQLNRSRELAKQGRKSIESILLNQFGIDKTELGRSLSEYYRCPFVEFDELEVGATPSCVQGIKEHFFRSNSCAPIREKSGTIIVALDNPHDLAKIDNIRSVLKAKDFQFAVSLQEDIDRFIDYFYGKYSAEGADDHVFEQLELVDEGAESEEEEEDEEGLASESDSVVVQIANKTIEDAYQRRASDIHIESLAGKRGALVRFRIDGDCMRYQTIPYNYKRAMISRIKIMSNLDIAEKRLPQDGKIKFKTRSGKTLELRVATLPTIEGNEDIVLRLLASSEAMPIDHIDILDYNLKQLKQLLQLPYGLIFLVGPTGSGKTTTLHAALGHINRPDKKIWTAEDPVEIVQDGLRQVQVKPHIGLTFARVLRAFLRADPDVIMIGETRDEETARTIIEASLTGHLVFSTLHTNSAPETVTRLLGMGMDPYNFADALLGVLAQRLVKRLCPKCRQAYEPDDSEKENILHEYGFHPTRP encoded by the coding sequence ATGAATAAACTCCATTCAACTTCGGACAATACAATTAAAGACAGGCTGGCAGAAGCCGATTTGTATCATAGTCAGGGCCTAAACGAAGAGGCTCTTCTTATTTGCCTGGAGCTTCAGAAACTGACAGGTGATCAATCTCATCCCCTCCATACCGAGGTAGAATCTCTGCTGAAAAAAATTCAGATTGATGGCAGCGGGGGAAAAGCCCGGTCAGGAGGAGCGGACTCAGCCTCCGGCCCTGAAGATATTGAAGAAGATCAAGACAAAAAATTCAACAGCTGCATCGGTTTGATGGAGGCAGACTTTTATTCAGAGGCCATAGAGGAACTCAAGGCCTTAAATGAAACAGGATACAGGCCTGGGATAATTCAGGCAAAGATTGGGGAATCATATCTACGGCTGGATATGCCCTTCGATGCACTTGAACATTTACAGGAGGCGCTTGGTGATCCGCAACTGTCCAGGGATGAACGATTGGATATACTATATAAGCTGGCACTTACCCACGAACGAACCGGCGCGATTCCCAAGGCCGTTGATTCACTGGAACAAATCATCCGTCTTGATCCAGCATTCAGAAATGCAAAGCAGAGACTTGAAGAACTTTCCCGGTCAGCCCAGAAGTATGGCCGATTCTACTATCTCATCCGTAATCAGTTGCTGTCTGAAGAACAGCTTAACAGGAGCAGAGAACTGGCTAAACAGGGAAGAAAATCCATAGAAAGTATCCTGCTAAACCAGTTTGGCATAGACAAGACAGAACTCGGCCGCTCCCTCAGCGAATACTATCGATGCCCCTTTGTGGAATTTGACGAACTGGAAGTGGGGGCCACACCATCTTGCGTACAAGGGATCAAAGAGCACTTTTTTAGAAGCAATTCCTGTGCCCCGATTCGTGAAAAGTCAGGGACCATTATAGTTGCGCTGGATAATCCCCATGACTTGGCAAAGATAGACAATATAAGAAGCGTTCTTAAGGCCAAAGATTTTCAATTCGCGGTTTCCCTGCAGGAAGATATCGACAGATTCATAGATTATTTCTATGGAAAATATTCTGCAGAAGGAGCTGATGATCACGTATTTGAGCAACTTGAACTGGTTGATGAGGGCGCGGAATCAGAAGAAGAAGAGGAGGATGAAGAAGGTTTAGCATCAGAATCTGACAGCGTAGTAGTACAGATAGCCAATAAAACCATAGAGGACGCCTACCAGCGCCGGGCCTCTGACATTCACATTGAATCCTTGGCAGGCAAACGGGGGGCCCTGGTTCGCTTCAGGATTGATGGCGATTGCATGCGTTATCAAACCATTCCGTATAACTATAAGCGTGCAATGATATCCAGGATCAAGATCATGTCTAACCTTGACATTGCCGAGAAGCGCTTGCCTCAAGACGGAAAGATAAAGTTCAAGACTCGCTCTGGCAAGACCTTGGAATTGCGTGTAGCCACACTTCCAACAATTGAAGGCAACGAAGATATCGTACTCAGGTTACTGGCTTCTTCCGAGGCCATGCCGATTGACCACATAGATATCCTTGATTACAACCTGAAACAGCTAAAACAGCTTTTACAGTTGCCCTATGGGCTCATATTTCTGGTTGGTCCTACCGGGTCGGGAAAGACAACTACCCTGCATGCCGCACTAGGTCATATAAACCGGCCTGATAAAAAAATCTGGACGGCAGAAGATCCTGTAGAAATCGTGCAGGACGGATTGCGTCAGGTACAGGTGAAACCACATATAGGCCTGACTTTTGCCCGGGTTCTCAGGGCCTTTTTAAGGGCGGACCCGGATGTGATAATGATTGGCGAAACCAGAGACGAAGAAACTGCCAGGACAATAATAGAGGCGTCCCTGACCGGACATCTGGTTTTTTCGACACTCCATACCAATTCCGCCCCGGAAACAGTTACAAGGCTTTTGGGTATGGGAATGGACCCGTACAATTTTGCCGACGCCCTGTTGGGGGTTCTTGCACAAAGGCTGGTAAAAAGGCTTTGTCCCAAGTGTCGCCAGGCTTACGAGCCTGACGACAGCGAGAAGGAAAACATATTACACGAGTATGGTTTTCATCCAACCCGACCCTAG
- a CDS encoding gliding motility protein, translating to MALINLSKKEIHCKIVYYGPGRCGKTTNLLYIYNAMNHQARSKMLTIETKGDRTLFFDLLPLNLGKINGFDVRIQLYTVPGQAIYEATRRLVLKGVDGLVFVADYLKVRYENNIESFQDLRHNLLEHNLTLEKIPIIFQFNKCDLVHTSIPTLTREELEAVLNKELNTDVFEAAAIKGLGVFETLKEISKRTIRYVAKKHLLTSY from the coding sequence ATGGCCCTGATAAATCTCAGCAAAAAGGAAATACACTGCAAGATAGTCTATTACGGTCCCGGACGATGCGGAAAGACTACGAATTTGCTCTACATATATAATGCCATGAACCATCAAGCCCGGAGTAAAATGCTGACCATTGAAACAAAAGGAGACAGGACGCTTTTTTTTGACCTGCTTCCTTTGAATTTGGGAAAGATAAATGGCTTTGATGTGAGAATACAGCTCTATACCGTACCTGGTCAGGCTATTTATGAAGCGACCAGGAGACTGGTTCTAAAGGGTGTGGATGGCCTGGTCTTTGTTGCCGACTATCTTAAAGTACGTTATGAAAATAACATAGAGAGCTTCCAAGATCTGCGGCACAACCTCCTTGAGCACAATCTAACCCTGGAAAAAATTCCAATTATTTTTCAATTTAACAAATGTGATCTTGTGCATACATCCATACCAACGCTGACCAGGGAAGAGCTTGAAGCAGTTCTGAACAAGGAACTTAATACAGATGTCTTTGAGGCAGCAGCTATTAAAGGCCTAGGGGTATTTGAAACCCTTAAAGAAATAAGCAAGAGAACCATCCGCTACGTGGCAAAAAAGCATCTTTTGACAAGTTACTAA
- a CDS encoding dynein regulation protein LC7: protein MADLVLTASFLEEAKIQIENTLIKAGVDTVLLIDETGNVVAACGDKTCDLDTTSLAALAAANFGATSQIAKLIGEDDFALLFHKGKKDSIHFARIGTELILVTIFGDNVSLGLVRLRITRLSKIIEKHLAKDNSIWP from the coding sequence GTGGCCGATTTAGTGCTGACCGCTTCATTCCTGGAAGAGGCCAAAATACAGATAGAAAATACCCTTATTAAGGCAGGCGTTGATACCGTCCTCTTGATTGATGAAACGGGCAATGTGGTGGCGGCTTGCGGTGATAAAACCTGCGATCTTGACACGACCTCCCTGGCAGCCCTGGCGGCAGCCAACTTCGGCGCCACTTCGCAGATCGCAAAACTGATAGGAGAAGACGACTTTGCACTCCTGTTTCACAAAGGCAAAAAAGACAGCATACACTTTGCACGAATAGGCACTGAATTAATTCTGGTAACAATATTTGGAGACAATGTATCTCTGGGTTTGGTCAGGTTGAGAATAACAAGACTGTCAAAAATCATAGAAAAGCATTTGGCTAAAGATAATTCAATATGGCCCTGA
- a CDS encoding transketolase: MFHIDIEKQNELTQEQITKLHTMWNRCATRVILSTTLAGSGHPGGSLSSLHILLVLYSVIRHRPTEPGWPDRDRVVISIGHISPGVYSVLAEFGYFSEEDFLSEFRRAGSSCAGHIEQTMPGVEWNTGNLGQGLSVGTGICLAQNLLARPGKTIVLMGDGEQQKGQISEARRFAIKFGQGNLIGIIDRNHLQIGGSTEEVMPVRVRDEYTSAGWNVLYVPDGNDFQTVFKALKRAWTHDRLVTGRPTVLVMRTVMGKGISFMENKAKYHGSPLSNEDARSALRELGQDQGLLELWSRNRIEHRIERHRKTPEAKFPSIDPGEPIVYDPGTKTDCRSAYGTALRDLAQRNNVADSVPKIVGFSCDLEGSVKMQGFHSVSRNTFIETGIQEHHAATCAGAVSREGLVSFFSTFGVFAAAETYNQHRLNDLNRTHLKIVSTHLGLDVGEDGPTHQSLDYVGLFNNLFGFSVFMPADPNQTDRIVRYVAANPGNCFVGMGRSKLPIITSMDGRPFFDADYLFQPGRADWLRQGDEATFITYGSVTSQVLEAWSILDSQGLSVGVLNMASLKPIDRKSILEAAKKGPLITVEDHVVCTGLGAMVAQELIGAGMCQQLLTLGVTNYGSSGKPDDLYRLQGLDAESLAEKMKDLLK; encoded by the coding sequence ATGTTTCACATAGACATAGAAAAACAAAACGAACTTACACAGGAACAGATCACCAAGCTGCACACTATGTGGAACAGATGTGCCACGCGCGTTATCCTTTCCACCACACTGGCAGGAAGCGGTCATCCAGGCGGTTCTCTGTCCTCCCTGCACATCCTGCTTGTCCTTTACAGCGTAATCAGACATCGTCCAACAGAACCCGGTTGGCCGGACCGTGACCGCGTGGTCATAAGCATCGGGCATATCTCTCCAGGCGTCTACAGCGTACTCGCTGAATTCGGTTATTTCTCAGAAGAAGATTTCCTCAGCGAGTTTCGTCGTGCCGGCTCATCCTGTGCCGGCCATATAGAACAAACCATGCCTGGAGTTGAATGGAATACCGGAAATCTTGGCCAGGGGCTTTCAGTGGGTACGGGTATATGCCTTGCCCAGAATCTCCTCGCTCGGCCGGGTAAAACAATCGTCCTCATGGGCGATGGAGAACAACAGAAGGGGCAGATATCCGAAGCCAGACGTTTTGCAATCAAGTTCGGTCAAGGGAACCTGATTGGTATAATCGACAGAAATCACCTGCAGATAGGAGGTTCTACCGAAGAGGTAATGCCTGTCCGTGTAAGGGATGAGTATACTTCCGCAGGCTGGAATGTATTGTACGTACCTGACGGCAATGATTTCCAGACCGTATTCAAGGCCCTGAAGAGGGCATGGACACATGACCGCCTTGTGACAGGCCGACCCACCGTCCTGGTCATGCGCACCGTCATGGGAAAAGGTATCTCCTTTATGGAGAATAAGGCAAAGTATCATGGATCTCCGCTGTCAAACGAGGATGCCCGGTCGGCATTAAGAGAACTGGGGCAAGATCAGGGGCTACTTGAGCTGTGGTCAAGGAATAGAATCGAACACCGAATAGAAAGGCATCGCAAGACACCAGAGGCAAAATTCCCATCCATTGATCCCGGAGAACCCATTGTCTACGATCCCGGGACCAAAACAGACTGCCGTTCTGCTTACGGTACAGCATTAAGGGATCTGGCCCAAAGGAACAATGTTGCGGATTCTGTTCCGAAGATCGTAGGATTTAGCTGTGATCTGGAGGGATCAGTAAAGATGCAGGGCTTTCACAGCGTTTCCCGCAACACATTCATAGAAACAGGCATACAGGAGCACCATGCAGCTACCTGCGCCGGAGCGGTGAGCAGAGAAGGATTGGTTAGCTTCTTCAGCACCTTTGGGGTCTTTGCCGCGGCAGAGACTTACAACCAGCACCGGCTAAATGACCTAAACAGGACCCATCTCAAAATAGTATCTACTCATCTGGGGCTGGACGTAGGAGAAGACGGCCCGACCCATCAGAGTCTCGACTATGTGGGACTTTTCAACAACCTCTTCGGCTTCTCCGTATTCATGCCGGCAGATCCAAATCAGACTGACAGGATAGTCCGGTATGTGGCTGCCAATCCAGGCAATTGCTTTGTGGGTATGGGAAGGTCCAAGTTGCCAATAATTACTTCAATGGACGGAAGGCCGTTTTTCGATGCGGACTATTTATTTCAGCCAGGGAGGGCAGACTGGTTAAGGCAGGGTGATGAGGCCACTTTTATCACCTATGGCTCGGTTACCTCTCAGGTCCTCGAAGCATGGTCAATTCTCGATTCACAGGGCTTGTCGGTAGGGGTGCTCAACATGGCTTCTCTCAAGCCCATAGACAGGAAATCAATACTTGAGGCAGCTAAGAAAGGTCCGCTCATAACGGTTGAAGACCATGTGGTATGCACGGGCCTGGGGGCCATGGTGGCGCAAGAACTTATAGGGGCAGGCATGTGCCAGCAGCTTCTTACCCTGGGAGTGACAAACTATGGTTCTTCAGGTAAGCCAGATGATCTGTACCGCCTTCAGGGCCTTGATGCCGAAAGCCTTGCCGAGAAGATGAAAGACCTCTTAAAATAA
- the pal gene encoding peptidoglycan-associated lipoprotein Pal — protein MGETKIPSETIGTAAGIGETISEGRTSDPMHPIYFDFDRFNIRDDMKPVMEDNALFLLNYPEFRIEIQGNCDERGTNEYNLALGERRAKAAKAYLVNLGVNPDRIDTVSFGEERPLAPEHNEEAWAKNRRDDFVIIK, from the coding sequence ATGGGGGAAACAAAAATCCCGAGCGAAACAATTGGCACTGCCGCCGGCATTGGAGAAACTATCTCTGAGGGCAGGACTAGCGACCCCATGCATCCCATATACTTTGACTTTGACCGTTTTAACATCCGTGACGATATGAAGCCTGTGATGGAAGACAATGCCCTGTTTTTGCTTAATTATCCGGAATTCAGGATAGAAATCCAGGGCAACTGTGATGAGCGCGGTACCAATGAGTACAACCTGGCTCTTGGAGAAAGAAGGGCAAAAGCCGCCAAGGCATATCTCGTCAATCTGGGTGTAAATCCGGATCGTATAGATACTGTGAGTTTTGGTGAGGAACGGCCTCTGGCACCAGAACACAATGAGGAGGCATGGGCAAAAAATCGTAGGGATGACTTTGTTATAATAAAGTAG
- a CDS encoding N-acetylmuramoyl-L-alanine amidase has translation MVYFQQNHHLNDNLSKKIKRMRFPETMSILLYGNICCIQPRVFLSLFIIVFLSGSSLLIASDHALAKPSTSSVSRGEYAYRQAKYEYDRLARSPRLRTHRTKWIRIIKKFRKVYLTYPNDKKVAPKALFMMARCYSELYGYSGAMKDIREAIERYEVLVERFPESRLADDALYALGGLYKRTGNVSLAREAWERIVEEYPMGDKARNARDRLKILGPKQPRKTKPSRWTIQKERGHAGFSSPGIAPGAKSAVVQEVRHWSASDYTRVVIDTAGPVSFNKGYLPANKTKHLPERIYLDLKPARIEKKFKDNIPIQDGLLKRVRVAQFNPDTVRVVFDLGKIHKTKIFYLEDPFRVVVDVFGENYFQRASCPPRSLEVSKSTKGRLNGSGLSLAQQLGLCVKRVVIDAGHGGKDPGAIGPTGLREKDVVLKIAKRVAARLEKDLGCQVILTRKRDSFLPLTQRTAIANARKADIFVSIHANASPSRRVSGIETYFLNFALDEEAMRVAARENATSTKRIGDLKNILNDIMKNAKVDESSRLAGYVQREVVRNLRKNYRNVKNKGVKQAPFFVLIGARMPSVLVEVSFISNRKEERRLKSDRYLDRVAEGIVNGIKSYVSDTKMAWLP, from the coding sequence ATGGTGTATTTTCAGCAGAATCATCACTTAAATGATAACTTGAGTAAAAAGATAAAAAGAATGCGGTTTCCTGAAACTATGAGCATATTGCTATACGGAAACATCTGCTGCATCCAGCCGCGTGTTTTTTTATCCCTGTTTATCATTGTTTTCCTGTCAGGGTCGTCCCTGCTAATCGCTTCGGACCATGCCCTCGCCAAGCCAAGCACCTCTTCTGTAAGCAGAGGTGAATATGCCTATCGTCAGGCCAAATATGAATACGATCGTCTTGCCAGAAGTCCCCGGCTCCGCACCCACAGAACAAAATGGATCCGTATAATTAAGAAGTTCAGGAAAGTCTATCTTACCTATCCCAACGACAAGAAGGTTGCCCCCAAGGCCCTCTTCATGATGGCCCGTTGCTACAGTGAATTATATGGATATTCAGGGGCCATGAAGGATATCAGAGAGGCCATTGAGCGATATGAGGTCCTGGTTGAGAGGTTCCCTGAAAGCCGTTTGGCAGATGACGCCCTGTATGCCCTTGGCGGACTTTACAAGCGTACCGGAAATGTCAGTCTGGCGCGAGAGGCCTGGGAGCGGATAGTTGAGGAATATCCCATGGGCGACAAGGCCAGGAACGCCAGAGACCGGCTGAAAATCTTGGGCCCTAAACAGCCGCGGAAAACAAAACCTTCAAGGTGGACGATACAAAAGGAAAGAGGGCATGCAGGCTTTTCCAGCCCGGGGATTGCTCCAGGTGCAAAATCCGCCGTAGTGCAAGAGGTAAGGCATTGGTCTGCTTCGGACTACACCAGGGTAGTAATTGACACGGCAGGCCCTGTATCTTTCAATAAAGGATATCTTCCTGCCAATAAGACAAAACATCTTCCGGAACGTATTTATTTAGATCTTAAACCGGCACGTATAGAAAAAAAATTCAAAGACAATATTCCCATACAGGATGGACTACTCAAGAGAGTGAGGGTAGCCCAGTTCAATCCTGATACAGTCCGGGTGGTATTTGACCTCGGGAAGATACATAAGACCAAGATCTTTTACCTTGAAGACCCTTTCAGGGTAGTGGTGGACGTCTTCGGAGAGAACTACTTCCAGAGGGCTTCCTGTCCTCCACGGTCTCTGGAAGTCAGTAAAAGTACAAAAGGCAGATTAAACGGCAGCGGCCTTTCTCTCGCGCAACAGTTGGGGCTCTGTGTAAAACGGGTGGTGATAGATGCAGGCCACGGCGGGAAGGATCCAGGGGCCATCGGCCCCACCGGCCTGAGGGAAAAAGACGTTGTGCTCAAGATCGCAAAGAGGGTGGCAGCACGACTGGAGAAAGATCTTGGCTGTCAAGTTATCTTGACTAGAAAGAGAGACAGTTTTCTGCCGCTTACACAAAGGACTGCCATTGCCAATGCCCGAAAGGCCGATATCTTTGTGTCTATTCACGCAAATGCATCTCCCAGCAGGAGAGTTAGTGGAATCGAGACCTACTTTTTAAACTTCGCACTGGATGAAGAGGCCATGAGGGTGGCGGCAAGAGAGAACGCTACATCCACTAAAAGAATAGGTGACCTCAAAAACATCCTGAATGACATAATGAAAAATGCAAAGGTCGATGAGTCCTCACGCCTGGCAGGTTACGTGCAGAGGGAGGTTGTAAGGAACCTCAGGAAAAATTATAGAAACGTAAAAAATAAAGGGGTCAAACAGGCCCCGTTCTTTGTCCTGATAGGTGCGAGGATGCCCTCTGTTCTGGTTGAGGTATCGTTTATCAGTAACAGGAAGGAAGAAAGACGCCTCAAAAGTGACCGCTATCTGGACCGCGTAGCCGAAGGCATTGTAAACGGAATTAAATCATATGTCAGTGATACCAAGATGGCCTGGCTTCCTTGA